From a single Ascaphus truei isolate aAscTru1 chromosome 2, aAscTru1.hap1, whole genome shotgun sequence genomic region:
- the LOC142488346 gene encoding uncharacterized protein LOC142488346 isoform X2: MDPHVLLVVPQSLEVKSEKEEPNTEESLTIIKIEIDSFPIGGCPVIVSESLEMKSEKEEPNPEEQLTTIKGVLGRFPVGENLLKEEPSESSDMSRNHLIPRSPEVPKSNDSCHTLDTCKEPVPAENSFICTECGKQLGNKRNLLRHENIHKGEKHFKCTECGKQFASNEYLLKHQNIHTGKKPFKCGECGKQFASNEYLLKHQIIHKGEKHFKCTVCGKQFSNKGSLLRHENIHTGEKHLKCTECGKQLSNKGSLLRHENIHTGEKHFKCTECGKQFNSKGTLLRHENIHTGEKHFKCKECGKQLSTKGSLLRHENIHTGEKHFKCTECGKQFSSKEYLLKHQNIHTGKKPFKCGECGKCFSRKIGLIEHKGIHTGVKPFTCTECGKSYSRKISLLEHERSHTGVKPFPCTVCGKSFLRKGDLLIHHSIHTGKKPFPCTECDKQFSAKRSLLQHQIIHIGANRKQFPCTECGKSFSLKRDLLVHHRIHTGETPFPCTECEKQFSFKGSLLKHQIIHTGANPKPFPCTVCGKQFSVKGSLVKHQMSHTGEKPFTCTVCGKSFSHKSYLFKHQMIHTSEKPLACSE; this comes from the exons gttgtCCCGTGATTGTATCAGAGAGTTTAGAGATGaagtcagagaaagaagagcCGAACCCTGAGGAACAGCTGACAACCATAAAGGGTGTACTGGGTAGATTTCCTGTTGGTG AGAACCTCCTGAAGGAGGAGCCCAGCGAGAGCTCTGATATGTCCAGAAACCATCTGATTCCTCGCAGCCCTGAAGTGCCAAAATCCAATGATTCCTGCCACACGTTGGACACATGCAAGGAACCAGTGCCAGCAGAGAATTCCTTTatttgtacagagtgtgggaaacaactCGGTAATAAGAGGAACCTCCTAAGACACGAGAATATTCATAAAGGGGAGAAACATTTcaaatgtacagagtgtgggaaacagttcGCCAGTAATGAATATCTCCTCAAACACCAGAACATTCATACTGGGAAGAAACCTTTCAAATGTGgagagtgtgggaaacagttcGCCAGTAATGAATATCTCCTCAAACACCAGATTATTCATAAAGGGGAGAAACAtttcaaatgtacagtgtgtgggaaacaattcagtaataAGGGGAGCCTCCTAAGACACGAGaatattcatacaggggagaaacatttaaaatgtacagagtgtgggaaacaactCAGTAATAAGGGGAGCCTCCTAAGACACGAGaatattcatacaggggagaaacatttcaaatgtacagagtgtgggaaacaatttaatAGTAAGGGGACCCTCCTAAGACACGAGaatattcatacaggggagaaacattTCAAATGtaaagagtgtgggaaacaaCTCAGTACTAAGGGGAGCCTCCTAAGACACGAGaatattcatacaggggagaaacattTCAAATGTACAGAGTGTGGCAAACAATTCAGCAGTAAGGAATATCTCCTCAAACACCAGAATATTCATACTGGGAAGAAACCTTTCAAATGTGGAGAGTGTGGGAAATGTTTCTCTCGGAAGATTGGCCTCATTGAACATAAGGGGATTCACACAGGGgtaaaaccattcacatgtacagagtgtgggaaaagttaTTCACGGAAGATCAGTCTCCTCGAACATGAGAGGAGTCACACAGGGGTAAAACCATTcccatgtacagtgtgtgggaaaagctttttacGGAAGGGCGACCTCCTAATACACCACAGTATCCACACAGGGAAGAAACCTTtcccatgtacagagtgtgacaAACAATTCAGTGCTAAGCGCAGCCTCCTCCAACACCAGATAATTCATATAGGGGCAAACCGAAAACAATtcccatgtacagagtgtggaaaaagTTTTTCACTGAAGAGGGACCTCCTCGTACACCATAGGATCCACACAGGGGAGACACCTTtcccatgtacagagtgtgagaaacaattcagtTTTAAGGGCAGTCTTCTCAAACACCAGATAATTCATACAGGGGCAAACCCAAAACCATTcccatgtacagtgtgtgggaaacaattcagtgttaAGGGCAGCCTCGTCAAACACCAGATgagtcatacaggggagaaacctttcacatgtacagtgtgtgggaaaagcttttctcaTAAGAGTTACCTCTTCAAACATCAGATGATTCATACAAGTGAGAAACCACTTGCTTGTTCAGAGTAG